One window from the genome of Oryza glaberrima chromosome 3, OglaRS2, whole genome shotgun sequence encodes:
- the LOC127768578 gene encoding uncharacterized protein LOC127768578 has protein sequence MARQQLLGLFLVLAIMVAVVWGDPSGGCDQDRQDMIRECKKYEGWPAEPKIEPSKACCAVWQRANIPCLCAGVTKEKEKVWCMEKVVYVAKFCKKPFQPGYQCGSYTVPSSLGQ, from the exons ATGGCGAGACAACAACTCCTAGGTTTGTTCTTGGTCCTCGCCATTATGGTGGCGGTCGTGTGGGGCGACCCTAGCGGCGGCTGCGACCAAGACCGGCAGGACATGATCCGGGAGTGCAAGAAGTACGAGGGGTGGCCGGCGGAGCCCAAAATCGAGCCGTCAAAGGCATGCTGCGCCGTGTGGCAAAGGGCCAACATCCCCTGCCTGTGCGCCGGCGTCaccaaggagaaggagaaggtgtGGTGCATGGAGAAGGTCGTCTATGTCGCCAAGTTCTGCAAGAAGCCGTTCCAGCCTGGCTACCAGTGCGGAA GCTACACTGTTCCATCGAGCCTAGGGCAATAA
- the LOC127765683 gene encoding peroxidase 2-like, whose amino-acid sequence MANKLAALLVSFAMLMAAAAGFYTPPSPSTCGLKVGYYHDKCPHAEAIVRGAVGAAILRDPGVGAGLIRMLFHDCFVEGCDASVLLDPTPANPQPEKLAPPNNPSLRGFEVIDAAKTAVEAACPGVVSCADIVAFAARDASFFLSNSRVSFDMPSGRLDGRYSNASRTLDFLPPPKFNLGQLVANFAAKGLSVEDMVVLAGSHTVGRSHCSSFVPDRLAVPSDIDPSFAATLRDQCPASPSSGNDPTVVQDVETPNKLDNQYYKNVLAHKALFTSDASLLTSPATMKMVLDNANIPGWWEDRFQKAMVKLAAVEVKTSGNGEVRRNCRAVNY is encoded by the exons ATGGCTAATAAGCTCGCTGCTCTGCTCGTCTCCTTCGCGATGCtcatggcggcggccgccggcttcTACACCCCGCCAAGCCCTTCCACGTGCGGACTCAAGGTCGGTTACTACCACGACAAGTGCCCGCACGCCGAGGCCATCGTCAGgggcgccgtcggcgccgccatcctccGCGACCCAGGCGTCGGTGCCGGCCTCATCCGCATgctcttccacgactgcttcgtcgag GGATGTGATGCGTCCGTGCTGCTCGACCCGACGCCGGCCAACCCGCAGCCGGAGAAGCTCGCCCCGCCCAACAACCCCAGCCTCCGCGGCTTCGAGGTCATCGACGCCGCCAAAACCGCCGTCGAGGCGGCATGCCCGGgcgtcgtctcctgcgccgacatcgtcgCCTTCGCCGCGCGCGACGCCTCCTTCTTCCTCAGCAACAGCAGGGTGTCGTTCGACATGCCGTCGGGCCGCCTCGACGGGCGCTACTCCAACGCGTCGCGCACCCTCgacttcctcccgccgcccaaGTTCAACCTCGGTCAGCTCGTCGCCAACTTCGCCGCCAAGGGGCTCAGCGTCGAGGACATGGTGGTGCTCGCCGGCTCCCACACCGTCGGCCGCTCGCACTGCTCGTCCTTCGTCCCCGACCGCCTCGCCGTGCCCTCCGACATCGACCCGTCGTTCGCCGCCACGCTGAGGGATCAATGCCCGGCGAGCCCGAGCTCAGGCAACGATCCCACGGTGGTGCAGGACGTCGAGACGCCGAACAAGCTGGACAACCAGTACTACAAGAACGTGCTCGCTCACAAGGCGCTCTTCACCTCCGACGCGTCGCTCCTGACGTCGCCGGCCACGATGAAGATGGTGCTGGACAATGCCAACATCCCCGGGTGGTGGGAGGACAGGTTCCAGAAGGCAATGGTGAAGTTGGCCGCCGTCGAGGTGAAGACCAGCGGCAATGGCGAGGTCAGGAGGAACTGCCGGGCTGTGAATTACTAG